In one window of Henckelia pumila isolate YLH828 chromosome 1, ASM3356847v2, whole genome shotgun sequence DNA:
- the LOC140874112 gene encoding secreted RxLR effector protein 161-like, which translates to MRYVKEKDVETESAQMKIVPYKNAVGSMIYSMVSTRMEIAYGMGLVSRFMSKPSREHSQTVKWLLRYLKGKTNLKFVYSANTWISCEVVGYCDSDYAADLDKRRSLSGYVFTVGENVVSWKSSLQHVVAL; encoded by the coding sequence ATGAGATATGTTAAAGAAAAAGATGTTGAAACTGAATCTGCACAAATGAAGATTGTTCCTTATAAAAACGCAGTAGGCAGCATGATATATTCCATGGTATCAACAAGGATGGAAATAGCTTATGGCATGGGATTGGTTAGTAGGTTCATGAGCAAGCCAAGTAGGGAACATTCGCAAACTGTGAAATGGTTACTTAGATATCTAAAGGGGAAAACCAATCTGAAATTCGTATATTCAGCAAACACATGGATATCTTGTGAAGTGGTTGGATATTGTGACTCGGATTATGCCGCTGATCTTGACAAAAGAAGATCATTATCCGGTTATGTTTTCACTGTCGGAGAAAATGTTGTTAGTTGGAAGTCAAGCTTGCAGCATGTGGTGGCTCTTTAG